A genome region from Micromonospora peucetia includes the following:
- a CDS encoding bifunctional folylpolyglutamate synthase/dihydrofolate synthase, translating into MTDHTDFAAVEAELAGRGFTRMAFELEKIESLLDLLGSPQRAYPSIHLTGTNGKTSTARMIDSLLRAFGLHTGRYTSPHLETVRERVSLDGEPVGEERFAATYREIEPLTRLVDERSAEPLTYFDVTTALAFATFADAPVDVAVVEVGLGGAEDATNVLQAGVCVLTPVGLDHTEWLGDTIQDIALAKAGIIHRGATVICAAQEEEAAGPILERCAEVGATIAREGAEFGVLRRAVAVGGQVLTLQGLGGVYEEVFVPLHGAHQAQNAAVALAAVEAFLGAGAKRQLDIEAVREGFATASSPGRLERVRSAPTILLDGAHNPQGMAATVTALQEEFAFSKLVAVVGVLADKDAASLLELLEPVVDQVVVTTNSSPRALPARELAELAAEVFGPERVEVAEEMPDAIETAVAMAEEDVPGELSGVGVLVTGSVVTVADARRLLKR; encoded by the coding sequence GTGACCGACCACACCGATTTCGCCGCCGTCGAGGCCGAGCTGGCCGGGCGCGGATTCACCCGGATGGCCTTCGAGCTGGAGAAGATCGAGTCCCTGCTGGACCTGCTCGGCAGCCCGCAGCGGGCGTACCCGTCGATCCACCTGACCGGCACCAACGGCAAGACCTCGACGGCCCGGATGATCGACTCGCTGCTGCGGGCGTTCGGGCTGCACACCGGCCGCTACACCAGCCCACACCTGGAGACCGTCCGGGAACGGGTCAGCCTGGACGGCGAGCCGGTGGGCGAGGAGCGGTTCGCCGCCACGTACCGGGAGATCGAGCCGCTGACCCGGCTGGTCGACGAGCGTTCGGCGGAGCCGCTGACGTACTTCGACGTGACCACCGCGTTGGCCTTCGCCACCTTCGCCGACGCCCCGGTGGACGTGGCGGTGGTCGAGGTGGGCCTGGGCGGCGCCGAGGACGCGACCAACGTGCTCCAGGCCGGGGTGTGCGTGCTCACCCCGGTCGGGCTGGACCACACCGAGTGGCTCGGCGACACCATCCAGGACATCGCGCTGGCCAAGGCAGGCATCATCCACCGGGGCGCGACGGTGATCTGCGCGGCGCAGGAGGAGGAGGCCGCCGGGCCGATCCTGGAACGCTGCGCCGAGGTCGGCGCGACCATCGCCCGGGAGGGCGCCGAGTTCGGGGTGCTCCGGCGGGCGGTCGCCGTCGGCGGGCAGGTGCTCACCCTCCAGGGCCTCGGCGGGGTCTACGAGGAGGTCTTCGTCCCGCTGCACGGTGCCCACCAGGCGCAGAACGCGGCGGTGGCGCTGGCGGCGGTGGAGGCGTTCCTCGGCGCCGGGGCGAAGCGGCAGCTCGACATCGAGGCGGTCCGGGAGGGCTTCGCCACGGCCAGCTCACCCGGCCGGCTGGAGCGCGTACGCAGCGCGCCGACCATCCTTCTCGACGGGGCGCACAACCCACAGGGGATGGCGGCCACGGTGACGGCGCTCCAGGAGGAGTTCGCGTTCAGCAAGCTGGTCGCGGTGGTCGGCGTCCTCGCCGACAAGGACGCGGCCAGCCTGCTGGAGCTGCTGGAGCCGGTGGTCGATCAGGTCGTGGTGACCACGAACAGCTCGCCCCGGGCGCTACCGGCCCGGGAACTGGCCGAGCTGGCGGCCGAGGTCTTCGGACCCGAGCGGGTGGAGGTGGCCGAGGAGATGCCGGACGCGATCGAGACGGCCGTGGCGATGGCTGAGGAGGACGTACCGGGCGAGCTGAGCGGGGTCGGGGTGCTGGTCACCGGTTCGGTGGTGACCGTGGCCGACGCCCGCCGACTGCTGAAGCGATGA
- a CDS encoding DUF4233 domain-containing protein: MSGPERVTAGDDGPEDGAADSAPVLGGRPPRRSGLRNPERAVRGLGAGTLSLEALVLVLAIQPIRVVGGDLGGAAIGAVVALAVAAVLLAGMMRRPWAWPAGTALQGLLMLAGLLHWSLFVLGVVFALVWAYALHVRRVILG; this comes from the coding sequence ATGAGCGGGCCGGAACGCGTCACGGCGGGCGACGACGGCCCGGAGGACGGGGCTGCCGACAGCGCACCCGTTCTCGGCGGACGACCGCCGCGACGCTCCGGGCTGCGCAACCCGGAGCGGGCGGTACGGGGGCTCGGCGCCGGCACGCTCAGCCTGGAGGCGCTGGTGCTGGTGCTGGCCATCCAGCCGATCCGGGTGGTCGGCGGCGACCTGGGCGGGGCGGCGATCGGGGCGGTCGTGGCGCTGGCCGTGGCGGCGGTGCTGCTGGCCGGCATGATGCGCCGACCGTGGGCCTGGCCTGCCGGCACCGCCCTGCAGGGGCTGCTGATGCTGGCCGGCCTGCTGCACTGGTCGCTGTTCGTGCTGGGCGTCGTCTTCGCCCTGGTGTGGGCCTACGCCCTGCACGTACGCCGGGTCATCCTGGGCTGA